The genomic segment AAATTTTGGGCAGAAAACCAAACTTTTAAAGCCAGTAATGAAAGTGAAAAACCTAAATATTACGTGTTAGATATGTTTCCTTATCCAAGTGGAGCAGGTTTACATGTTGGGCATCCTTTAGGTTATATTGCAAGTGATATTTATGCACGTTACAAACGCCACCAAGGTTTTAATGTGTTACATCCACAAGGTTACGATTCTTTTGGTTTGCCAGCAGAACAATATGCAATTCAAACTGGGCAACATCCAGCAAAAACAACAGAAGAAAACATTAAAACCTACAGAAAACAATTAGATAAAATAGGTTTTTCTTTTGATTGGTCTCGCGAAGTAAGAACTTCGAATCCAGAATATTACAAATGGACTCAATGGATTTTTATTCAATTGTTTAATTCTTGGTACAATAAAGATTTAGACAAAGCAGAAGACATTACAACTTTAGAAAAAATCTTTAAAACAGCAGGAAATACAAAAGTAAATGCAGTTTGTAATGAAGATATAAAATCTTTTTCAGCAGAAGATTGGAAAGCGTTTTCAAAAACAGAACAAGAAGAAATTTTATTACAATATCGTTTAACGTTTTTGTCAGATACAGAGGTAAATTGGTGTCCTGCTTTAGGTACTGTTTTAGCAAATGATGAGATTGTAAATGGTGTTTCAGAACGTGGAGGTTACCCAGTTGTTCGTAAAAAAATGACACAATGGTCTATGCGAATTTCTGCTTACGCACAACGTTTGTTAGATGGATTAGAAACCATAGATTGGCCACAACCTTTAAAAGATTCTCAAACCAATTGGATTGGGAGAAGTCAAGGTGCAATGGTTACGTTTGAAGTCCTATCTCCAAACCTTTCCGAAGAAAAGGGAGCAAATGTGGAATCGGATGCAAAAGATTATATGACAGGTGGAAACAATTCTTATTTGTTGTTGGAAAAAGCGAAAGAAATGAGAGCGAACCCAACACCTGCTGAAGCTATTTTATGGAAATATTTAAAAGGGAAAAAGTTAAAATCTAAATTTAGACAGCAGCATTTAATAAACGATTTTATTGTTGATTTTGTGTGCCTATCAAAAAGGTTAATTATTGAAGTTGATGGTAATATTCACGACTATCAATTAGAAAAAGACGAAGAAAGAATTTTAGAATTAGAGCAAAAAAGCGGTTTTAAAGTTATAAGATTCAAAAATGAAGAGGTAATTGGAAATATTGAAAAAGTAATTTTTAAAATTGAAAAAGAGTTAGATAATCAATTTTATAAATTACAAAATCTTGAAAAAGAGATTAAAAATAGTCAAGTAAAAGAACAACAACCGCAAACCATTTCAGATATAGTTGATAACACAACAGTGGCTCTTTCCTCAGGAAAGAGAGTCAGAGATACGATTCAGGTTTTTACAACACGTCCAGATACAATTTATGGAGTTAGTTTTATGACACTGGCTCCAGAACACGAATTAGTAGCAAAAATAACAACTCCTGCTCAAAAAGCAGAAGTTGAAGCCTATATAAAAGCAACAGCAAAACGTTCCGAACGCGATAGAATGGCAGATGTAAAAACCATTTCAGGAGTATTTACTGGTGCGTATGCAATTCATCCTTTTACATCAGAAAAGATACAAATTTGGATTGGCGATTACGTGTTAGCAGGTTATGGAACAGGAGCTGTAATGGCGGTTCCTTGTGGAGACCAACGTGATTACGATTTTGCAAAACATTTCGGAATTCCGATTCCTAATATTTTTGAAGGTGTAGATATTTCTGAACAAGCACATACAGAAAAGCAAGGAACTGTAATTGCAAATTCCGATTTTTTATCAGGATTAAAATAC from the Polaribacter cellanae genome contains:
- a CDS encoding leucine--tRNA ligase; translated protein: MQYDHQEIEKNWQKFWAENQTFKASNESEKPKYYVLDMFPYPSGAGLHVGHPLGYIASDIYARYKRHQGFNVLHPQGYDSFGLPAEQYAIQTGQHPAKTTEENIKTYRKQLDKIGFSFDWSREVRTSNPEYYKWTQWIFIQLFNSWYNKDLDKAEDITTLEKIFKTAGNTKVNAVCNEDIKSFSAEDWKAFSKTEQEEILLQYRLTFLSDTEVNWCPALGTVLANDEIVNGVSERGGYPVVRKKMTQWSMRISAYAQRLLDGLETIDWPQPLKDSQTNWIGRSQGAMVTFEVLSPNLSEEKGANVESDAKDYMTGGNNSYLLLEKAKEMRANPTPAEAILWKYLKGKKLKSKFRQQHLINDFIVDFVCLSKRLIIEVDGNIHDYQLEKDEERILELEQKSGFKVIRFKNEEVIGNIEKVIFKIEKELDNQFYKLQNLEKEIKNSQVKEQQPQTISDIVDNTTVALSSGKRVRDTIQVFTTRPDTIYGVSFMTLAPEHELVAKITTPAQKAEVEAYIKATAKRSERDRMADVKTISGVFTGAYAIHPFTSEKIQIWIGDYVLAGYGTGAVMAVPCGDQRDYDFAKHFGIPIPNIFEGVDISEQAHTEKQGTVIANSDFLSGLKYQKALKLAIFEMEKRGFGYGKINYRLRDAVFSRQRYWGEPFPVYYKDGMPQMIDAKHLPIVLPEVEKYLPTEDGKPPLGNATEWAWDSVANKIVHNSEINNATVWPLELNTMPGWAGSSWYFNRYMDSQNSAEFASKEALDYWKEVDLYIGGSEHATGHLLYARFWQKFLFDKGLVPVDEFAKKLINQGMILGTSAFVYKAISFVKNGCNIDTSNDDVIEKIPTIFVSKNLFSNDDEFETVVKNYLLDNKLLDPNFADLVMITKTPLHADVSLVNNSDELDVDGFKNHPLNKEYKNAVFIGESGKALSLGEGLGEDSYKVGREVEKMSKSKYNVVNPDDIVREYGADALRLFEMFLGPLEQAKPWKTSGISGVYSFLKKLWKLYIAEDGIIVSEEKATKDELKVLHKTIKKVQEDIENFSFNTSVSTFMIAVNDLTALKCNKKEILEPLLILLSPYAPHISEELWSKLGNKESISTAPFPIFNEKHLIESSKNYPISFNGKMRFTLELPLDLSKVEIEKAVLENEKTIAQLAGREPKKVIVVPGKIVNIVG